A section of the Methanoculleus horonobensis genome encodes:
- a CDS encoding redoxin domain-containing protein translates to MMVEVGDQAGDFSIPDHNGNTVRLSAFPGKRVLLSFHPLAWTRICAEQMKALEANREAFDALGAVALGISVDSVPCKHAWAENLGIRGTRLLADFWPHGAVAEMYGVFDSQKGYSRRANIVVDEFGRVIFVAEYPATTVPGMQDVLNALRAQERRAEQVPEA, encoded by the coding sequence ATGATGGTCGAGGTCGGCGATCAGGCCGGGGATTTCTCGATACCGGACCATAACGGGAACACTGTCCGGTTATCGGCGTTCCCGGGAAAGCGGGTTCTTCTCTCGTTCCACCCGCTGGCATGGACTCGCATCTGCGCCGAACAGATGAAGGCGCTTGAGGCGAACAGGGAGGCGTTCGATGCCCTCGGTGCCGTTGCCCTCGGCATCAGCGTGGATTCCGTCCCGTGCAAACATGCGTGGGCCGAGAACCTCGGGATCAGGGGAACCCGGCTCCTTGCGGATTTCTGGCCGCACGGTGCCGTGGCGGAGATGTACGGTGTCTTCGATAGCCAGAAGGGCTACTCCCGGCGGGCGAACATCGTCGTCGACGAGTTCGGGCGCGTCATCTTCGTCGCGGAATACCCGGCGACGACGGTGCCCGGCATGCAGGACGTCCTCAATGCTCTCCGGGCACAGGAGAGGCGTGCGGAGCAGGTGCCGGAGGCGTAA
- a CDS encoding DUF5804 family protein codes for MNVLLIQSEGVDLYDTLLKSETSRGVLRFYRPDRLAYGIRIRTASLGSALALVSELRWYIQRYVDEVLFEPGVGIFCSSGLARQIYERDVMPSEPWRYRCLYRISGDHMVDTIWMEKGTTPEAYVDRTEPEDTLLEVWCAEEEYPAD; via the coding sequence ATGAACGTCCTCCTCATCCAGTCGGAGGGGGTTGACCTCTACGACACCCTGCTCAAGTCCGAGACCAGCAGAGGCGTTCTCCGTTTTTATCGGCCTGACCGGCTCGCGTACGGCATACGTATCAGAACAGCGTCGCTCGGGAGTGCGCTTGCTCTCGTCTCCGAACTCCGGTGGTATATCCAGCGCTACGTCGATGAGGTTCTCTTCGAGCCCGGGGTGGGAATATTCTGCTCGTCCGGGCTTGCCCGCCAGATCTACGAACGCGACGTGATGCCCTCAGAACCGTGGAGGTACCGCTGCCTTTACCGGATCTCCGGCGACCACATGGTCGATACGATCTGGATGGAGAAGGGCACGACGCCGGAGGCATATGTCGACCGGACGGAGCCTGAGGATACGCTGCTCGAGGTCTGGTGCGCCGAAGAGGAGTACCCGGCAGATTAG
- a CDS encoding tetratricopeptide repeat protein yields MDFFSNILGQGKNANPSIQQGTSQFEAGNYSEAVKSFEKALKIEPENGFARLYMGRALACLGRDGEAAEWLKKALESAPGDAGTLRVLGHVLARSGEYEEAAGCFSRIVEEKPADANASYWHGEMLERLGRYAEAASAYARALAGDPENIVLRERCGRMLERAGDYREAAANFEKILRTNPGSTDMLARIGAAYLYQGDHSKAAGLFDRVLDTEPGNIDALYGKARALEYLGRFQEAADCCGEVVALEPENVPAWYHRGSMLLRAGKYAEALENFEKVALADPDHVPARYAMGMVYDALGRYERAVKSFDHILKHDQGQVQVWHARGMALFRLGQYAEAIRSFDRVLESRATTGMKWIGDGTDLALFERDEAEAPRKQKPLKFDALNELVHNCRGTALLNLGRYAEAQKDFERVLQIDPGNVSVLQRSGTALLHLGRYEEAARCLDSVIEKEPDNAVAVSMKADALLNLGRHDDALACLDSIQGAGGEPHILYRKGDALLHLGRYTEAAETFEAFLNINPGDAAAENSRGEALMHLGRYEEALACYDGALSADPADRAALLGRSAALERLGRYEEALGSIDRLTEIGPGDTGTILRKAWILEALGRYDAAAGCYEALLAADPEARGYSAGLGFVLAMLGRYEEAAGRFEEVTLADPENFFAWFNRGRALERMGQYADAAECYAKVAEGRPEDTGACFALAVTLARLGRHQKAIECCDKVLAADASNAAVARIRADMLEAVGRHEEAAEAYERYLKNSPDDRDARMAFGMALERDGKFADAIKQYALVLEGDERDTEAWYTLESALVHMGQYEEALECSDSIVEASPENWAAWQRRGEIFMWLGRYADAVGCFVKVIEADPADVLTLRRLGEAHEKAGRYEDALAAYTQVLDREPTSIETLHARSSALIHLGRYKEAVKSIDKIIVLQDENPAALFMRATVLEKAGRHDDALASYEKALSIDPKNAALWNAAGRLKDALGRHEEAVKAFGKAIELGGEDVHAWLAKGLALGHLGKPDQAAACFDRVLEAEPRHARAWYLKGRALDKQGRFAEAVECFKKALDNGGGGEDE; encoded by the coding sequence ATGGATTTCTTCAGTAATATTCTAGGTCAGGGGAAGAACGCGAACCCCTCGATACAGCAGGGGACTTCTCAGTTCGAGGCCGGGAACTACAGCGAGGCGGTGAAAAGTTTCGAGAAAGCGCTCAAGATAGAGCCTGAAAACGGGTTCGCCCGGCTGTATATGGGGCGGGCGCTCGCCTGTCTCGGCAGGGACGGCGAAGCCGCCGAGTGGCTGAAGAAGGCACTCGAGTCGGCTCCCGGCGATGCCGGGACGCTCCGGGTGCTGGGACACGTCCTCGCTCGCTCCGGCGAGTACGAGGAGGCGGCGGGGTGTTTCTCACGGATCGTCGAAGAGAAACCCGCGGACGCGAACGCCTCGTACTGGCACGGGGAGATGCTTGAACGGCTCGGGCGATATGCCGAGGCGGCATCGGCCTATGCCCGGGCGCTGGCAGGAGACCCGGAGAATATCGTCCTGCGGGAGAGATGCGGGAGAATGCTCGAGCGGGCCGGCGACTACCGGGAAGCGGCGGCAAACTTCGAGAAGATCCTCAGGACGAATCCCGGCAGCACCGATATGCTCGCTCGCATCGGGGCAGCATACCTCTACCAGGGCGATCACTCGAAAGCCGCCGGTCTCTTCGACCGGGTACTCGATACGGAACCGGGGAACATCGACGCTCTCTACGGCAAGGCCCGGGCGCTCGAGTATCTCGGTCGGTTCCAGGAGGCTGCCGACTGCTGCGGCGAGGTCGTTGCCCTTGAGCCCGAGAACGTCCCCGCCTGGTATCACCGCGGCTCGATGCTCCTCCGCGCAGGAAAATATGCCGAAGCGCTGGAGAACTTCGAGAAGGTCGCCCTCGCCGACCCGGATCACGTCCCGGCGCGCTACGCCATGGGGATGGTCTACGACGCCCTCGGCCGCTACGAGCGGGCGGTCAAGAGTTTCGACCATATCCTGAAGCACGACCAGGGTCAGGTCCAGGTATGGCACGCCCGCGGCATGGCGCTCTTCCGTCTCGGCCAGTATGCCGAGGCGATCCGGTCGTTCGATCGCGTGCTTGAGAGCCGGGCGACGACCGGGATGAAGTGGATCGGAGACGGCACCGATCTCGCGCTCTTCGAGCGGGACGAAGCGGAAGCGCCCCGGAAACAGAAGCCGCTGAAGTTCGATGCGTTGAACGAGCTCGTTCACAACTGCCGGGGAACTGCGCTGCTTAACCTCGGGCGGTATGCCGAGGCGCAGAAGGACTTCGAGCGTGTCCTCCAGATCGATCCCGGGAACGTCTCCGTCCTGCAGCGGAGCGGCACCGCGCTCCTCCATCTCGGCAGGTATGAGGAGGCAGCACGCTGCCTGGATTCCGTCATTGAGAAAGAACCGGATAATGCCGTCGCCGTCTCGATGAAGGCGGACGCGCTCTTGAACCTCGGCAGGCACGACGATGCTCTGGCGTGCCTTGATTCGATACAGGGGGCCGGCGGCGAACCCCATATCCTGTACCGGAAGGGAGACGCCCTCCTGCACCTCGGGCGGTATACGGAAGCGGCAGAGACATTCGAAGCCTTCCTCAACATCAATCCAGGGGATGCGGCGGCAGAGAACAGCAGGGGAGAAGCGCTCATGCACCTCGGACGGTACGAGGAGGCGCTCGCCTGCTATGACGGGGCGCTCTCGGCAGACCCGGCCGACCGTGCCGCTCTGCTCGGCCGGAGCGCGGCACTCGAACGCCTCGGACGCTACGAAGAGGCGCTCGGATCCATCGACCGGTTGACGGAGATCGGTCCTGGAGACACCGGGACGATTCTTCGGAAAGCATGGATCCTTGAGGCTCTTGGCCGCTACGATGCAGCCGCCGGGTGTTACGAAGCCCTCCTTGCGGCCGACCCGGAGGCCAGGGGATACTCGGCAGGTCTCGGGTTTGTTCTTGCCATGCTCGGGCGGTACGAGGAGGCCGCCGGACGGTTCGAAGAGGTCACGCTTGCCGATCCGGAGAACTTCTTTGCGTGGTTCAACCGCGGCCGGGCGCTGGAGAGGATGGGGCAGTACGCAGATGCGGCCGAGTGTTACGCAAAAGTGGCTGAAGGCCGGCCGGAGGATACCGGCGCATGTTTCGCGCTCGCCGTCACCCTCGCACGGCTCGGCAGACACCAGAAGGCGATCGAGTGCTGTGATAAGGTGCTCGCCGCCGATGCCTCGAACGCCGCGGTTGCACGGATCCGGGCGGATATGCTCGAAGCCGTCGGCAGGCACGAAGAGGCGGCGGAAGCATACGAGCGTTACCTGAAGAACTCCCCTGACGACCGCGACGCCAGAATGGCGTTCGGCATGGCGCTCGAGCGAGACGGGAAGTTCGCCGACGCGATCAAGCAGTATGCGCTGGTGCTCGAGGGCGACGAGCGCGACACCGAAGCATGGTACACCCTCGAGAGCGCCCTCGTGCACATGGGGCAATACGAGGAGGCGCTCGAGTGTTCCGACAGCATCGTCGAGGCGAGCCCGGAGAACTGGGCTGCCTGGCAGCGGCGCGGAGAGATCTTCATGTGGCTCGGCCGCTACGCCGACGCGGTGGGGTGTTTCGTGAAGGTGATCGAGGCCGATCCGGCCGACGTTCTCACCCTCAGAAGACTCGGCGAAGCCCACGAGAAGGCCGGCAGGTACGAGGATGCCCTCGCCGCCTACACGCAGGTGCTCGACCGGGAGCCGACCAGCATCGAGACTCTCCACGCCCGCTCGTCGGCCCTCATTCATCTCGGGCGATACAAAGAGGCAGTCAAGTCGATCGACAAGATCATCGTTCTCCAGGACGAGAACCCCGCCGCACTCTTCATGCGGGCGACGGTGCTCGAGAAGGCGGGCAGGCATGACGATGCCCTCGCGAGTTACGAGAAAGCGCTCTCGATCGACCCGAAGAACGCGGCACTCTGGAACGCGGCCGGGAGGCTCAAGGATGCGCTGGGACGCCACGAAGAAGCCGTCAAAGCGTTTGGTAAAGCCATCGAGCTGGGCGGGGAAGACGTTCATGCCTGGCTTGCGAAGGGGCTCGCTCTCGGCCACCTGGGCAAGCCCGACCAGGCGGCCGCCTGCTTTGACCGTGTTCTCGAGGCCGAACCTCGCCACGCCCGGGCATGGTACCTGAAAGGGAGAGCGCTTGATAAGCAGGGCCGGTTTGCCGAAGCGGTGGAGTGCTTTAAGAAGGCGCTCGATAACGGGGGCGGAGGCGAAGACGAATGA
- a CDS encoding rubredoxin encodes MEKVKRYRCKYCNYIYSPMRGEPHRGIPAGTEFEDLPEDYVCPVCGATGKGQIGKWGFELWEPTKYVCKICGYVYDKKRGEPLRGYPKGTAFEDLPEDYVCPVCGMDPQISKFHGPVGKSQFEPILDV; translated from the coding sequence ATGGAGAAAGTGAAACGATACCGCTGCAAGTACTGCAACTACATCTACTCCCCGATGCGTGGCGAACCCCACCGCGGCATTCCGGCGGGTACCGAGTTTGAAGATCTGCCGGAGGACTACGTGTGCCCGGTCTGCGGTGCGACCGGAAAAGGGCAGATCGGGAAGTGGGGATTCGAACTCTGGGAGCCGACCAAGTACGTCTGCAAGATCTGCGGCTACGTCTACGACAAAAAGCGCGGCGAACCCCTCCGCGGCTACCCAAAGGGCACCGCATTCGAGGATCTGCCGGAGGACTACGTATGCCCGGTCTGCGGGATGGATCCGCAGATCTCGAAGTTCCACGGCCCCGTCGGCAAATCGCAGTTCGAACCCATCCTGGACGTCTGA
- a CDS encoding FKBP-type peptidyl-prolyl cis-trans isomerase, translating to MKGRHAYGVLLLIACALALCSGCIAGEAEQVKSGDTVLVHYTGTLENGTVFDSSAGREPLRFTVGQGEVIRGFDEGVVGMQVGEEKTLQIPADRAYGPHREDLVFVFNTTETAGTENLTVGDQVGLPLQNGQVLPAKVVAVSADAVTVDANHHLAGEDLTFNVSLVEIV from the coding sequence ATGAAGGGGCGGCATGCGTACGGTGTCCTGCTGCTGATTGCGTGCGCCCTGGCCCTCTGTTCAGGCTGCATCGCAGGCGAAGCAGAGCAGGTGAAGTCCGGGGATACGGTGCTGGTTCACTACACCGGCACCCTCGAGAATGGGACGGTCTTCGACAGTTCTGCTGGCCGCGAACCGCTCCGGTTTACCGTCGGCCAGGGCGAGGTGATCCGGGGGTTCGATGAGGGTGTCGTCGGGATGCAGGTCGGGGAGGAGAAGACCCTTCAGATCCCGGCCGACCGGGCTTACGGGCCGCACCGCGAGGATCTCGTCTTCGTCTTCAACACGACCGAGACTGCCGGTACGGAGAACCTGACGGTCGGCGATCAGGTCGGATTACCCCTGCAGAACGGACAGGTGCTGCCCGCGAAGGTCGTCGCCGTATCGGCCGATGCCGTCACCGTCGATGCGAACCACCATCTTGCGGGCGAGGATCTTACGTTCAATGTTAGTCTCGTCGAGATTGTGTAA
- a CDS encoding DUF126 domain-containing protein produces the protein MQGRSISRGIGTGELLISSEPISFLSGVDPETGIVVEHGHPLEGQSVAGRVLAFPYGKGSTVGSYVIYALKQNGLAPAAIINTEAEPIIAVGAIIAGVPMVDRLPPEFSDLPPGTAVTVNGDSGEVSCDGTS, from the coding sequence ATGCAAGGCAGAAGCATATCCAGGGGTATCGGAACCGGAGAACTCCTCATCTCGTCCGAACCCATATCGTTCCTCTCCGGTGTCGACCCCGAGACCGGCATCGTCGTCGAGCACGGACACCCGCTCGAAGGCCAATCCGTCGCCGGACGGGTGCTGGCCTTCCCGTACGGGAAAGGCTCGACGGTCGGATCCTACGTGATCTACGCGCTAAAACAGAACGGGCTCGCTCCTGCAGCGATCATCAATACGGAGGCCGAACCGATCATCGCGGTCGGCGCGATCATCGCGGGGGTTCCCATGGTCGACCGCCTCCCGCCGGAGTTCTCCGATCTCCCGCCCGGCACCGCCGTGACGGTGAACGGCGATTCGGGCGAGGTCTCCTGCGACGGGACTTCGTGA
- the preA gene encoding NAD-dependent dihydropyrimidine dehydrogenase subunit PreA encodes MPAPAPSLETTVGPLALKNPFLLASGPPTTSGERIRHAFRLGWAGAVTKTIVPDTMEIRDVSPRFATWKDGNSGLLGFENIELVSKHEESYWVSEIAATREEYPDRILVASIMASPDPREWQELACTVQDAGADAIELNVSCPHGMPERGVGAAIGQHPDLVREVTRAVRQVARVPLIVKLTPNVTEILPIAEAAVDGGADILAAINTVQCLMGIDLETLEPRPSVAGFGTYGGYSGPAIKPVGLRIVSQIARELPVPLIGIGGISRWQDAAEYIAAGASAIQVCTAVMWEGAGIIRGMNEGLSGYLSRKHFTGVGALRGRALERIGTHAALSRDRRLFASRRFPERCTSCGRCVTACRDGGYHAVSMAGGEVVIATERCDGCSLCSHVCPEGVIVMLPGA; translated from the coding sequence ATGCCCGCACCTGCCCCCTCCCTCGAGACAACCGTCGGCCCGCTCGCGCTCAAGAACCCGTTCCTCCTTGCCTCGGGCCCGCCGACCACCTCGGGCGAACGGATCCGGCATGCGTTCCGGCTCGGCTGGGCGGGTGCGGTCACGAAGACCATTGTACCGGACACGATGGAGATCCGGGACGTCTCGCCCCGGTTTGCGACCTGGAAAGACGGAAACTCCGGGCTTCTCGGTTTTGAGAACATCGAACTCGTGAGCAAACACGAGGAGTCCTACTGGGTTTCGGAGATTGCCGCCACGAGAGAGGAGTACCCGGACAGGATCCTCGTTGCGAGCATCATGGCCTCGCCTGACCCTCGCGAGTGGCAGGAACTTGCCTGCACCGTCCAGGACGCAGGGGCGGACGCAATCGAGCTGAACGTCTCCTGCCCCCACGGGATGCCGGAACGGGGGGTCGGTGCGGCGATCGGGCAGCACCCGGATCTCGTGCGGGAGGTGACGCGTGCGGTCCGGCAGGTCGCCAGGGTCCCCCTGATCGTCAAGTTGACCCCGAACGTGACGGAGATACTGCCCATTGCAGAGGCTGCGGTGGACGGCGGGGCCGATATCCTCGCGGCCATCAACACCGTCCAGTGCCTCATGGGCATCGATCTCGAGACGCTCGAGCCTCGACCCTCGGTTGCCGGCTTCGGCACCTACGGGGGATACTCGGGGCCCGCGATCAAACCCGTCGGTCTAAGGATAGTCTCGCAGATCGCACGGGAACTTCCGGTTCCCCTTATCGGAATCGGCGGGATCTCCCGCTGGCAGGACGCTGCCGAGTACATAGCGGCCGGGGCGTCGGCGATTCAGGTCTGCACGGCGGTGATGTGGGAGGGAGCCGGCATCATCCGCGGGATGAACGAGGGTCTCTCCGGATACCTCTCGCGCAAGCATTTTACCGGCGTCGGGGCGCTCAGGGGCCGCGCTCTCGAGAGAATCGGGACGCATGCGGCGCTCTCCCGGGACAGACGGCTCTTTGCATCCCGGAGGTTCCCGGAGCGGTGCACGTCCTGCGGCCGCTGCGTAACGGCCTGCCGCGACGGCGGGTATCATGCCGTCTCGATGGCGGGCGGAGAGGTCGTCATCGCGACGGAGCGGTGCGACGGGTGCAGCCTCTGCTCCCACGTCTGTCCCGAAGGCGTGATCGTGATGCTGCCCGGTGCGTGA
- a CDS encoding proteasome-activating nucleotidase → MSDMDETIGSTPGSEHDMLTLQIQDLKAQILDYKLKNELLEKELLQLRKENAQLKRVPLFVAAVVDVLENGEVYLRQQGNNQEYVTAVSEKLHRTLKPGMKVAVNNTLSIVKTIGNIYDARVRVMELDEQPSVTFEQVGGLKEEIEEVREAVEYPLTKPEIYERVGVEPPKGILLYGPPGTGKTLIAKAVARQSQARFIRMSGSELVHKYIGEGAQLVRELFILARERAPAIVFIDEIDAIGSMRTNDGTSGSAEVQRTLMQLLAEMDGFGNRGNIRIMAATNRIDMLDPALLRPGRFDRIIQVPLPDAGARLEILKIHTAKMSLAGSVDLPSLAELAGDTTGAELQAICREAGMMAIRRDADAVEREDFLAAIKKVKRETAAPDSRMYL, encoded by the coding sequence ATGAGTGACATGGACGAAACCATTGGCAGCACTCCTGGCAGCGAGCATGACATGCTCACTCTCCAGATCCAGGACCTGAAGGCACAGATCCTGGACTACAAACTCAAGAACGAGTTGCTGGAAAAGGAACTCTTGCAGCTCCGGAAAGAGAACGCCCAGTTAAAGCGGGTGCCGCTGTTTGTTGCCGCTGTGGTCGATGTACTTGAGAACGGCGAAGTGTATCTCCGGCAGCAGGGCAACAACCAGGAATACGTCACCGCGGTCAGCGAGAAACTCCACCGCACCCTCAAACCCGGAATGAAGGTGGCGGTGAACAATACCCTCTCCATCGTCAAGACGATCGGCAATATCTACGATGCGAGAGTCAGGGTCATGGAACTCGACGAGCAGCCGAGCGTGACGTTCGAGCAGGTCGGCGGCCTGAAGGAGGAGATCGAAGAGGTCCGGGAAGCGGTCGAGTACCCGCTCACGAAGCCCGAGATCTACGAGCGCGTGGGCGTGGAGCCCCCGAAGGGCATCCTCCTCTACGGCCCGCCCGGCACGGGGAAGACCCTGATTGCAAAGGCGGTTGCCCGCCAGTCCCAGGCCCGGTTCATCCGGATGTCTGGGAGCGAACTCGTCCACAAGTACATCGGGGAGGGCGCGCAGCTCGTGCGCGAGCTCTTCATCCTCGCCCGGGAGCGCGCTCCGGCGATCGTCTTCATCGACGAGATCGACGCGATCGGAAGCATGCGCACAAACGACGGAACCTCCGGAAGCGCCGAGGTTCAGCGGACGCTGATGCAGCTCCTGGCGGAGATGGACGGGTTCGGGAATCGGGGCAACATCCGGATCATGGCGGCGACGAACCGGATCGATATGCTTGACCCGGCGCTCCTCCGCCCCGGCCGGTTCGACCGGATCATCCAGGTTCCGCTGCCGGATGCCGGAGCACGCCTTGAGATCTTAAAGATTCACACCGCGAAGATGTCGCTTGCCGGGAGCGTTGACCTGCCCTCGCTTGCGGAACTCGCCGGAGACACCACCGGCGCCGAGCTGCAGGCGATCTGCCGTGAGGCCGGGATGATGGCGATCCGGCGGGACGCCGATGCCGTCGAGCGCGAAGACTTCCTCGCGGCAATAAAGAAGGTGAAGCGCGAGACGGCGGCGCCGGACAGCCGCATGTATCTCTGA
- a CDS encoding hemolysin family protein, with protein sequence MPPATDIAIIVLLILTNGFFSMAEFALISARTARLQKRAAGGDAGAATALELAQNPTQFLSTIQIGITLVGILAGAFGGATLAGPLAEEFARFPLVAPYSGTLAVVTVVAAITYLTLVVGELVPKRVAMTHADRIASLVSRPVRLLSLVAAPLVRLLSASTEGVLMLLRVRKPSEPEVTEEDVRVLIGQATRAGVFEEAEQDMVESVFRLADRRVSVLMTPRPDIVAVDVEDPVEENWQKMVDSGHVYFPVYRDHLDSLLGTVSVRNLWARMITGEPPDLSNAIEPAFFVPESVPALSVLDEFKTSGARIALVTDEYGSIQGLVTIHDIMESIVGGIPSSEHPPEGPAVRRPDGSWLLDGMLPVDEFHDLLDVGALPGEGRGYYQTLGGFVMMYLERTPEAGDRFVWNGFRFEVLDMDGHRVDKVLVTPVGAGKEKNG encoded by the coding sequence ATGCCGCCGGCCACCGACATCGCGATCATCGTCCTCCTGATACTCACAAACGGCTTCTTTTCGATGGCGGAGTTCGCGCTCATCTCTGCAAGGACGGCACGCCTGCAGAAGAGAGCGGCGGGAGGCGACGCCGGGGCGGCGACCGCTCTCGAACTTGCACAGAATCCGACGCAGTTCCTCTCCACCATCCAGATCGGCATCACCCTCGTCGGGATCCTGGCCGGAGCCTTCGGCGGGGCGACGCTCGCGGGACCTCTTGCAGAAGAGTTTGCCCGATTTCCCTTGGTCGCGCCTTACAGCGGCACGCTCGCGGTCGTAACCGTCGTCGCCGCCATCACCTACTTAACGCTCGTCGTCGGGGAACTGGTGCCGAAACGGGTGGCCATGACCCACGCCGACCGGATTGCATCGCTGGTCTCGCGCCCGGTACGGCTCCTCTCGCTGGTCGCCGCACCGCTCGTCCGGCTGCTGAGCGCCTCGACCGAGGGGGTTCTCATGCTGCTCAGGGTTCGGAAACCTTCGGAGCCCGAGGTTACGGAGGAGGACGTCAGGGTTCTGATCGGGCAGGCCACCCGGGCGGGCGTCTTTGAGGAAGCGGAGCAGGATATGGTGGAGAGCGTCTTCCGCCTCGCCGACCGGCGGGTCAGCGTGCTGATGACCCCGCGGCCCGACATCGTGGCCGTGGACGTCGAAGACCCCGTCGAAGAGAACTGGCAGAAGATGGTGGATTCCGGGCATGTCTACTTCCCGGTCTACCGCGACCACCTCGATAGCCTGCTCGGCACCGTCTCGGTCCGCAATCTCTGGGCGCGAATGATCACGGGCGAACCTCCCGACCTTTCGAATGCCATCGAGCCCGCCTTCTTCGTGCCCGAGAGCGTCCCGGCACTCTCGGTGCTCGACGAGTTCAAGACATCCGGGGCGCGGATCGCCCTCGTCACCGACGAGTATGGAAGTATCCAGGGTCTGGTCACCATCCATGACATCATGGAGTCGATCGTCGGCGGCATCCCGTCGTCCGAGCACCCCCCCGAGGGTCCGGCGGTCCGTCGTCCGGACGGGTCGTGGCTCCTCGACGGGATGCTCCCGGTCGACGAGTTCCACGATCTCCTTGATGTGGGCGCCCTGCCCGGAGAGGGGCGCGGCTACTACCAGACGCTCGGCGGGTTCGTGATGATGTACCTCGAACGGACGCCGGAAGCCGGCGACCGGTTCGTCTGGAACGGATTCCGGTTCGAGGTGCTCGATATGGACGGTCACCGGGTCGATAAGGTGCTCGTCACCCCGGTGGGGGCCGGGAAGGAGAAGAATGGGTGA
- a CDS encoding J domain-containing protein, whose amino-acid sequence METHYEILGVSPDATPDDIRVAYRRLAKQYHPDVNHDPDAGERFIAVQQAYETLIDPDARARYDLALRGGCTTGPHDPFQQYRPGGQTAWTRGFSWSGQAPVSWTGRLGVVLLLFLGGVLIVFMLVLSLLSRAFSGGKRQQDS is encoded by the coding sequence GTGGAGACTCATTACGAGATCCTGGGCGTCTCACCCGACGCCACGCCCGACGATATCCGGGTAGCCTACCGGAGGCTCGCCAAACAGTATCATCCGGACGTAAACCACGACCCGGATGCGGGCGAGCGGTTCATCGCGGTTCAGCAGGCCTACGAGACGCTGATCGACCCCGACGCCCGGGCACGCTACGACCTCGCTCTCCGGGGCGGCTGCACGACAGGGCCGCACGACCCGTTCCAGCAGTACCGTCCCGGCGGGCAGACGGCCTGGACGCGAGGGTTCTCGTGGAGCGGACAGGCACCGGTTTCCTGGACCGGCAGGCTTGGCGTCGTGCTCCTCCTCTTCCTCGGAGGAGTCCTGATCGTCTTCATGCTCGTCCTGTCGCTCCTCTCTCGTGCCTTCTCTGGCGGCAAACGGCAGCAGGACTCCTGA